The Candidatus Poribacteria bacterium nucleotide sequence GTTCCTCCCAATTAATCAGGGTAGGGGTTCTGCCATACATTTCTATGAGTTTCCCCGCTTCTTCATCCATAAGTTTCTCGCGCTCAAGATAGGCTTCCACTTCCTCCTTGTTGGCAAGATAATAGAGGATAGTGGCGTAGATCTCCTCCATGGACAAAGTCGGGAAACGGTGATGAAGTTCATCAACGCCCTTACCTTGTCGATACTTATTTAACACATGTTGAATAGCAATACGATGTCCTTTGATGCGTATGTCGATTTCGCTGTTGAAGTCAAAGTAGTTTCGTAGTTCCATTCTTTACCTCTTTTCTTGTGGAAGATATTGTATAACATCTTGATATTGTTCAGGTGTAAAGGAGTTC carries:
- a CDS encoding DUF433 domain-containing protein encodes the protein MELRNYFDFNSEIDIRIKGHRIAIQHVLNKYRQGKGVDELHHRFPTLSMEEIYATILYYLANKEEVEAYLEREKLMDEEAGKLIEMYGRTPTLINWEERLEEARQRLIAEGKYPVMPKPASEDAATPSV